One Candidatus Nitrososphaera evergladensis SR1 genomic window carries:
- a CDS encoding CAP domain-containing protein: MSFLDKKKRYVCGNSNDPTKAAALAILTVALLLMATMMSPALGRLVQSAAAVELTAATDADDDDDGDNRSGTSGDNEDNNNNSELKQYALQRINEDRAKFGIAPVSMGDNMAAQVHAKDVLKTRMISHWTTDGEKPYMTYSRLGGEGAVAQNVATSGYPQDYDGCVSGTLLCEKTDPRKAIDQVEYNMMDKDKECCDDGHRNNILDKHHTHVSIGIAYDDYFFVMVQNFEDKYTVWTHRISEEQEETDANNNDDDDSDDNSGQQQQMEMITMSGSLVDNRGDSSTDNNNDDGDGGLSLVNVQVYYDSLPTPEIYEQHRYDKSYGLGKLIALVAEPAPEGTAYKQPDKFSIIEAQNWQAQGSEFDIAFSLQELSDTYGKGVYTIVMLAQNSEDEVLPTSETSVFVN; encoded by the coding sequence ATGTCGTTTCTTGACAAAAAAAAGCGTTATGTTTGTGGTAACAGCAACGATCCAACAAAAGCAGCAGCTCTGGCCATCTTGACAGTTGCCTTGTTGCTCATGGCAACAATGATGTCGCCTGCCCTTGGCAGACTGGTACAATCTGCCGCAGCAGTTGAATTGACTGCTGCCACCGACGCCGACGATGATGATGACGGTGATAATAGAAGTGGTACTAGTGGCGATAATGAAGATAATAATAACAATAGCGAACTGAAACAATATGCACTTCAAAGGATAAACGAAGACAGGGCCAAATTTGGCATCGCTCCTGTCAGCATGGGCGACAATATGGCTGCGCAGGTACATGCCAAAGATGTTTTAAAAACACGGATGATATCGCATTGGACGACAGACGGAGAAAAGCCGTACATGACATATTCTAGGCTCGGCGGAGAAGGCGCAGTAGCGCAGAATGTCGCTACTTCTGGTTATCCGCAGGATTATGACGGATGCGTCTCTGGCACCTTGCTATGTGAAAAGACCGATCCGCGCAAAGCGATAGACCAGGTGGAATACAACATGATGGATAAAGACAAAGAATGCTGCGACGACGGCCACAGAAACAATATTCTCGACAAGCACCATACTCACGTGAGCATTGGAATCGCGTACGACGACTACTTTTTTGTCATGGTGCAGAACTTTGAGGATAAATACACAGTATGGACGCACAGGATAAGCGAAGAACAAGAGGAGACCGACGCCAACAACAACGACGACGATGATAGTGATGACAATTCGGGTCAACAACAGCAAATGGAGATGATAACTATGAGCGGATCATTGGTGGACAATAGAGGCGACAGCAGCACTGACAACAACAACGACGATGGTGATGGCGGTTTGTCTCTCGTAAATGTGCAAGTCTATTACGACAGCCTGCCGACCCCAGAGATTTACGAGCAACATAGATACGACAAGTCATACGGTTTGGGCAAACTCATCGCTCTTGTAGCAGAGCCTGCGCCAGAAGGCACTGCCTATAAACAACCTGACAAATTCTCTATCATAGAAGCTCAAAACTGGCAAGCACAAGGTTCGGAATTTGACATCGCCTTCTCTTTGCAGGAACTATCCGATACATATGGAAAGGGAGTTTACACGATAGTGATGCTTGCCCAGAATTCAGAAGATGAAGTGCTTCCCACATCTGAAACATCTGTTTTCGTGAACTAG
- a CDS encoding sialidase family protein gives MAFLIIITSFLAIFQYAFMTPVAASTQSNLTAASPALLAQEREGMFVSADQPSTSHHQTIAQKQQPPGISDGNNTGTSSGNASSSLLLSSPSSQAQSQSIPFLAVISDQATGTVFPGSGQVLKLMIDVREGRGDILVNTNIFSGGMWQNSARTAASVAQSLTQEDLSSKDVVLTIKSTNSTESEEMLRKFGGGVDGPSAGGAMTVLLVSELEGKAVNNYTAMTGTINPDGTIGPVGGIIEKAVAAGRYGAKVMLVPAGQSYYPEVSCQQQHPESSSSSSFDTPAKSNTCRLEEKSLSYVMEKQYGMKVIEVHDVRSALSYFQSDGGNGTTTTVQRSLQQQREEEKGLMPATIVSSNKNNSNDDDSILNLSNDDGFSSFFLTAEDVSSNAMMAASGNNVYAIWVDNSTGSLGSFDIFFARSTNGGDSFDRAVDLSAPIRNNGSIYGNSYSPQIAASGSSVYVTWIENVYAASQDRQDSHILFSKSDDGGRTFQGPFDISGGTSGIPEPESLSLAYPLYSSNPQIIAASGSNGEEGGGAAAAYVVWTVHPLIVPTAGAQQQQQQGRVGEGDIFFTRIGPDGSLLAEPVNLSNNTGESHSPRIGLSGSNVYVAWADDTRGDGEIFFRHISDNGLTLGPVVNISNNYLQDDKPQIATGVDGNNSSVYVIWQHSGRNETGATTGAIGFASSQDNGTTFSKPTSVMTTRIDPAIGPLHHLAITTTATTAGRNLDQQGNSNNNTDGRGNASSSNNSAYIVWSDGTIGNRNIYFSKSNATDNNNPFPYYYWTLSNNTGESILPEIAVSGSGNVYVVWMDDASGAYDIYFREANFTSATSNNDFEVTFSDTINISNTTAGNSVFPQIIAEGDNVYIAWEEHVISNNGSNNNGSAVDNVNSEIYFKKLER, from the coding sequence TTGGCATTCCTGATAATTATTACCTCGTTTCTGGCCATATTCCAATACGCGTTCATGACGCCTGTTGCAGCAAGCACTCAATCCAATCTCACGGCTGCCTCGCCGGCGTTGTTAGCGCAGGAAAGAGAAGGCATGTTTGTATCAGCCGATCAGCCAAGCACTAGTCATCATCAAACAATTGCACAAAAACAGCAGCCGCCGGGCATTTCTGATGGCAACAACACTGGTACGTCGTCAGGCAATGCATCATCATCATTATTATTATCATCGCCTTCTTCTCAGGCACAAAGTCAGTCCATTCCTTTTCTGGCCGTTATTTCGGATCAAGCCACCGGCACGGTTTTTCCGGGTTCCGGCCAGGTGCTAAAACTAATGATAGATGTTAGAGAAGGCAGAGGAGACATCTTGGTGAACACAAATATTTTTTCAGGAGGGATGTGGCAGAATTCTGCTAGGACCGCGGCGTCGGTAGCCCAATCACTGACGCAGGAAGACCTATCTTCAAAAGATGTGGTACTCACGATAAAAAGCACAAATTCTACGGAAAGCGAAGAAATGTTAAGAAAATTTGGCGGAGGCGTCGACGGCCCAAGCGCCGGAGGAGCCATGACTGTCCTGTTGGTTTCAGAACTTGAAGGAAAGGCAGTCAACAACTATACGGCCATGACGGGAACGATAAACCCGGATGGCACTATAGGCCCTGTTGGAGGGATTATCGAAAAGGCAGTCGCTGCAGGAAGGTACGGGGCAAAGGTAATGCTGGTTCCAGCTGGCCAGAGTTATTATCCGGAGGTATCTTGTCAACAACAACATCCAGAATCGTCTTCATCATCATCTTTCGACACGCCAGCAAAGTCCAACACGTGCAGATTAGAAGAAAAGTCGCTTTCGTATGTGATGGAAAAGCAGTACGGCATGAAGGTAATAGAGGTTCATGACGTGCGGTCAGCATTGAGCTATTTCCAGTCAGATGGCGGCAACGGGACGACGACAACGGTACAACGCTCGCTACAGCAACAAAGAGAAGAAGAAAAAGGCTTGATGCCTGCAACAATCGTCAGCAGCAATAAAAACAATAGCAATGATGACGATTCAATTCTCAACCTAAGCAACGACGATGGGTTCTCGTCCTTTTTCCTGACAGCCGAAGATGTCAGCAGCAACGCCATGATGGCGGCCTCTGGCAACAATGTCTATGCAATCTGGGTGGACAACAGCACAGGGTCACTGGGCAGTTTTGACATTTTCTTTGCAAGGAGCACAAACGGCGGAGACTCTTTTGACAGGGCAGTGGATCTCAGCGCGCCTATCCGGAACAACGGCAGTATATACGGGAATTCTTACTCGCCGCAGATCGCTGCCTCTGGGAGCAGCGTCTATGTCACATGGATTGAAAATGTTTACGCCGCTTCGCAAGACAGGCAAGACTCGCACATATTGTTTTCAAAAAGTGATGATGGCGGAAGAACCTTTCAAGGCCCATTTGATATAAGCGGTGGCACGTCTGGAATTCCAGAACCAGAGTCGTTATCGCTCGCTTACCCGCTGTACTCCAGCAATCCACAGATTATCGCAGCGTCTGGAAGTAACGGCGAGGAAGGCGGTGGCGCTGCTGCGGCATATGTTGTTTGGACCGTTCATCCGTTAATAGTACCTACGGCAGGAGCACAGCAGCAACAGCAGCAAGGACGGGTTGGAGAGGGAGATATTTTCTTTACAAGAATCGGGCCGGATGGATCATTGTTAGCCGAACCCGTAAATCTGAGCAACAATACGGGAGAGTCACACTCCCCTCGCATAGGATTGTCAGGTTCCAATGTCTACGTGGCGTGGGCAGACGATACTCGCGGAGACGGCGAGATATTTTTTAGACATATCTCAGACAATGGGCTTACGCTTGGGCCAGTAGTCAACATAAGCAACAACTATCTTCAGGATGACAAGCCGCAGATAGCAACAGGGGTTGATGGAAATAACAGCAGCGTGTATGTGATATGGCAGCACTCGGGAAGGAATGAAACTGGCGCGACGACAGGAGCCATAGGGTTTGCATCAAGCCAAGACAATGGCACTACATTTAGCAAACCAACATCGGTCATGACTACACGGATTGATCCCGCAATAGGCCCGCTTCATCACCTTGCCATTACTACTACTGCCACCACAGCGGGCAGGAACCTTGACCAACAGGGCAACAGCAATAATAATACGGACGGCAGAGGCAACGCCAGCTCTAGTAACAATAGCGCCTACATCGTCTGGTCGGATGGAACAATTGGAAACCGCAACATATATTTCTCAAAAAGCAATGCGACAGATAACAATAACCCCTTTCCCTACTATTACTGGACCTTGAGCAATAATACGGGAGAGTCGATTCTGCCGGAGATTGCCGTCTCTGGCAGCGGCAATGTCTATGTGGTCTGGATGGACGATGCTTCGGGGGCATACGACATATACTTTAGAGAGGCCAACTTTACATCGGCAACAAGCAACAATGATTTTGAAGTAACATTTTCAGACACCATAAACATCAGCAATACCACCGCCGGTAATTCCGTATTCCCGCAGATAATTGCAGAAGGCGACAACGTCTACATCGCATGGGAAGAGCACGTCATTAGCAACAACGGCAGTAATAATAATGGCAGCGCCGTCGACAATGTGAATTCCGAGATCTATTTCAAAAAATTGGAACGATGA
- a CDS encoding FG-GAP repeat domain-containing protein — MNNTIINNKKRYKTPAIVISMMLVSGMFSIAATQEPNLAAAQTPSPDLFAFKKSGTKSNSTEVYAIPGTNPQQLLLQTGTALPETDETYEFAVDDWNHDGTADIVAIKMSDTKSNSTEVEVLDGASNFTTFLLDTGTALPDTDETYDFGFDDWNNDGSSDLVAIKMTNTATNSTEVQVLDGASNFTAFLVQTSTALPETGDGFDFAVDDWNNDGTADVIAIKMANTQSNSTEIQVVSGADPQKFLVQTSTALPQAGEEFDFAADDWNNDGTSDLVAIKMIDTETNGTELHVISGANPQQFLVQTGTALPETGETYDFDTWKARS, encoded by the coding sequence ATGAATAATACCATCATCAACAACAAAAAAAGATACAAAACGCCGGCAATCGTCATTTCAATGATGCTTGTCTCCGGCATGTTCTCGATAGCGGCGACCCAAGAGCCAAACCTGGCAGCCGCCCAGACACCGTCACCGGACTTGTTTGCTTTTAAAAAGAGCGGTACCAAATCCAACAGCACCGAGGTCTATGCAATCCCTGGTACTAACCCTCAGCAGCTGCTACTCCAGACAGGTACTGCTCTTCCAGAGACGGACGAGACATACGAGTTTGCAGTAGACGATTGGAACCATGATGGCACAGCGGATATAGTCGCCATCAAGATGAGTGACACCAAATCCAACAGCACAGAAGTCGAGGTCCTAGATGGCGCTTCCAACTTTACCACATTCCTCCTTGACACAGGTACTGCCCTGCCAGACACTGACGAAACGTACGATTTTGGATTCGACGACTGGAACAACGACGGCTCTTCAGACTTGGTTGCCATCAAGATGACAAACACTGCAACAAACAGCACAGAGGTGCAGGTACTTGACGGCGCTTCCAACTTTACTGCGTTCTTGGTTCAGACCAGCACTGCCCTGCCAGAAACAGGTGACGGGTTTGATTTTGCAGTAGACGACTGGAACAACGACGGAACTGCTGACGTAATAGCCATAAAGATGGCAAACACCCAATCCAACAGCACCGAGATACAGGTTGTATCAGGAGCCGATCCACAAAAGTTCCTTGTCCAGACGAGCACAGCCCTGCCGCAAGCCGGCGAGGAATTTGATTTTGCTGCAGATGACTGGAACAACGATGGCACTTCCGACCTTGTCGCCATTAAAATGATTGACACAGAAACAAACGGCACTGAATTGCACGTAATTTCTGGTGCCAACCCGCAGCAGTTCCTTGTTCAAACAGGCACGGCCTTGCCGGAGACAGGAGAAACATATGATTTTGACACATGGAAAGCTCGGTCGTAG